The Vicia villosa cultivar HV-30 ecotype Madison, WI linkage group LG1, Vvil1.0, whole genome shotgun sequence genome includes a region encoding these proteins:
- the LOC131651139 gene encoding uncharacterized protein LOC131651139, whose translation MDNVFSFFFANLEEILMDDFEPCFKCGEPGHRIHECKSEEKKCYRCGKAGHIAIECKGNTVTCFNCGEEGHISPKCPKPRKNQAGGKVFALSGSETTPDDRLIKGTCFIHGTPLIAIIDTGATHSFISLDCVKRLNLEISEINGSMVIDTPASGSVTTSFACLNCPIDIFGREFGMDLVCLPLEQLDVILGMNWLQFNRVHINCFTKTVIFPEDVIVEDLAMTARQVDEAMKGGAAVFMLIASMEVKKKAVSSDLPVVCEFPEVFPEDVRELPPEREVEFAIELVPGTSPVSMAPYRMSASELAELKSQLEELLEKEFIRPSVSP comes from the exons ATGGATAatgtcttctcttttttttttgcaaaccTTGAAGAAATCCTTATGGATGATTTCGAACCT tgcttcaagtgtggagaacctggacatcgcattcacgaatgcaagagtgaggaaaagaagtgctatagatgtgggaaggcaggtcacattgctattgagtgcaaagggaacactgtaacttgtttcaactgcggggaagaaggtcatatcagtcctaagtgtcccaagccgaggaagaatcaagctggtggtaaggtattcgccttatctggttcagagactactccagatgatcggttgattaaaggtacgtgttttatccatggcactcctttaattgcaataatagatactggggcaactcactcatttatttcattggattgtgttaaacgactgaatttggaaatatctgagattaatggaagtatggtcattgacactcctgcgtcgggttcagtgactacttcgttcgcttgtttgaactgtccaattgatatttttggtagagaattcggaatggacttagtgtgccttccgttggaacaacttgatgttatcttgggtatgaattggttgcaatttaatcgggttcatatcaactgtttcacgaaaacgGTTATTTTCCCCGAAGATGTCATtgtcgaggatttagcaatgaccgctagacaagtggatgaagccatgaagggcggggccgccgtgtttatgttgattgcatccatggaagtgaagaagaaagcggtgagtagtgatttaccagtagtatgtgaatttccagaagtctttccagaagatgtaagagagttaccgccagagagggaggtagagtttgctattgagttagtccctgggactagtcctgtgtcgatggcgccgtatcgtatgtcggcatctgaattagcagaattgaagagtcaactggaagagttactggaaaaagaattcattcgtcctagtgtgtcaccg